A single window of Buchnera aphidicola (Aphis nasturtii) DNA harbors:
- the znuC gene encoding zinc ABC transporter ATP-binding protein ZnuC has translation MLEFIVLKNIYVNFSDRPILHNISLSLNANRIITLIGPNGAGKSTLIRVILGLIKPNSGIVLRSPYISIGYVPQKLYLNNLLPITVERFMKLSCRKKTTNILKILKRVKAESLRQLSLQTLSGGEMQRVLLARALLNNPNLLVLDEPIQGVDVMGQLDLYNLIHSIRDELNCTILIVSHDLNFVMARTDHVICLNKHICCSGSPKTVFKNLEFISIFGLERIQEIAIYHHNHDHIHQY, from the coding sequence ATGTTAGAATTTATCGTTTTAAAAAATATATATGTTAATTTTTCTGATCGACCTATTCTTCATAATATATCATTATCTTTAAATGCCAACCGTATAATTACATTAATTGGTCCTAATGGAGCTGGTAAGTCTACTTTAATACGTGTTATTTTAGGATTAATAAAACCTAATTCAGGAATAGTCTTACGTTCTCCATATATCTCTATTGGTTATGTACCTCAAAAATTATATCTTAATAATTTATTGCCTATTACAGTTGAACGATTTATGAAGTTGTCTTGTCGAAAAAAAACCACAAATATTTTAAAAATATTAAAACGCGTAAAAGCAGAATCACTTAGACAGCTTTCATTGCAAACATTATCTGGTGGAGAAATGCAGCGTGTTTTATTAGCTAGAGCTTTATTAAATAATCCTAATTTACTTGTTTTAGACGAACCAATACAAGGAGTAGATGTAATGGGTCAACTAGATTTATATAATTTAATTCATTCTATACGCGATGAATTAAATTGTACTATCTTAATAGTGTCTCATGATTTAAATTTTGTTATGGCCCGAACTGATCATGTCATTTGTTTAAACAAACATATTTGTTGTTCTGGTAGTCCTAAAACAGTATTCAAAAATTTAGAATTTATTTCAATATTTGGTTTAGAACGAATTCAAGAAATAGCAATTTATCATCATAATCATGATCATATTCATCAATATTAA
- the aroA gene encoding 3-phosphoshikimate 1-carboxyvinyltransferase, with the protein MQKILKLNPVSYINGVVYIPGSKSISNRALLLAALSSGVTTLHNLLDSEDTQYMLDALKKIGICYSLSDNNTTCHIEGNNKQFKVSHPISLFLGNAGTAIRPLLSVFSLYKNNVLLTGNNRMNERPIKHLVNALQQGGAVIEYQNNLGYPPISTKGGFKGGTITLDGSISSQFLTSLLIIAPLALKNTTIFIKGNLVSKPYIDITINLIKLFGIHIQHDSYSAFYITGNQRYKTPGNYTIEGDASSASYFLAASAIKGGSVKILGIGKQSIQGDIKFADVLEKMGAIITWSDSFIISTRNKLNAIDLDMNHIPDAAMTIAIVALFSKGTTIIRNIYNWRVKETDRLSAMTNELKKVGAIVKEGRDFLSITPPNCFKLAEINTYNDHRMAMCFSLLCLSKVGVKIINPSCVIKTYPKYFQDFSTICKS; encoded by the coding sequence ATGCAAAAAATTTTAAAATTAAATCCAGTGTCTTATATAAATGGTGTTGTTTATATTCCTGGATCAAAAAGTATTTCAAATAGAGCGCTATTATTAGCAGCGTTATCTAGTGGTGTTACTACTCTTCATAATTTACTAGATAGTGAAGATACTCAATACATGTTAGATGCTCTAAAAAAAATTGGAATTTGTTATTCCTTATCAGACAATAACACAACTTGTCATATCGAAGGCAATAACAAACAATTTAAAGTATCGCATCCTATTTCGTTATTTTTAGGAAATGCAGGTACAGCTATTAGACCACTTCTTTCTGTTTTTTCTTTGTATAAAAATAATGTTTTATTAACTGGAAATAATAGAATGAATGAAAGACCTATTAAACACCTTGTTAATGCTTTACAGCAAGGTGGTGCTGTTATTGAATACCAAAATAATTTAGGATATCCTCCAATCTCTACAAAAGGCGGTTTTAAAGGCGGCACGATTACTTTAGATGGAAGTATTTCTAGTCAATTTTTAACATCATTATTAATTATAGCTCCGTTAGCATTAAAAAATACAACTATATTTATAAAAGGAAATTTAGTTTCCAAACCATATATAGATATTACAATAAACTTAATAAAATTATTTGGTATACATATTCAGCATGATTCTTATTCCGCTTTTTATATTACAGGTAATCAACGATATAAAACACCAGGAAATTATACAATTGAAGGAGATGCTTCTTCAGCTTCATATTTTCTGGCAGCTTCTGCAATCAAAGGGGGATCGGTTAAAATTCTTGGAATTGGAAAACAAAGCATTCAAGGTGATATAAAATTTGCTGATGTTCTTGAAAAAATGGGAGCAATTATTACTTGGAGTGATTCTTTTATTATATCTACTCGAAATAAATTAAACGCAATAGATTTAGATATGAACCACATTCCTGATGCAGCTATGACTATTGCCATAGTAGCTTTATTTTCTAAAGGCACTACTATTATTAGAAATATATATAATTGGAGAGTCAAAGAAACAGATCGATTATCTGCCATGACAAATGAATTGAAAAAAGTTGGTGCAATTGTTAAAGAAGGAAGAGATTTTTTATCTATTACTCCTCCAAATTGTTTTAAATTAGCTGAAATTAATACATATAATGATCATCGTATGGCAATGTGTTTTTCGTTGTTATGTTTGTCTAAGGTAGGTGTTAAAATAATTAATCCTAGTTGTGTTATAAAAACGTATCCAAAATATTTTCAAGATTTTTCAACTATTTGTAAAAGCTAA
- the rpsA gene encoding 30S ribosomal protein S1, translating to MNESFAQLFEESLKEIKTRPGSIIRGIIVSIEKDIILVDAGLKSESSIPLEQFKNPQGLIDVKVGDYVDVALDAIEDGFGETLLSREKAKRHEAWLVLEQAHETSKTVTGVINGKVKGGFTVELNDIRAFLPGSLVDIRPIRETIHLEGKELEFKVIKLDQKRNNVVVSRRAVIESENSAERNQLLANLQEGMKIKGIVKNLTDYGAFVDLGGVDGLLHITDMAWKRVKHPSEIVNVGDEINVKILKFDKEKTRVSLGLKQLGEDPWVAISKRYPEGIKLSGRVTNLTDYGCFVEIEEGVEGLVHVSEMDWTNKNIHPSKVVAVNDVVDVIVLDIDEDRRRISLGLKQCKINPWQEFSENHKKGVHVAGKIKSITDFGIFIGLKGGIDGLVHLSDISWKFSGEEAVQNYKKGDEISAVVLQVDAERERISLGIKQLEEDPFNTYITNYKKGSIIHGKIKSFDNKQVIVQLSEGVDGTVKFSDSSIQYEDFIKIFKINDNISVKISNFDRKNRSISLNIHIVDNNDKKDIKNKLNHKQKDERFSNVMTEAFKAAQNTE from the coding sequence ATGAATGAATCTTTCGCTCAATTATTTGAAGAATCACTAAAAGAAATTAAAACACGCCCTGGTTCTATTATTAGAGGGATTATTGTTTCTATAGAAAAAGATATAATTTTAGTTGATGCTGGTCTTAAATCTGAATCTTCAATTCCATTAGAACAGTTTAAAAATCCTCAAGGTTTAATTGATGTAAAAGTTGGAGATTATGTTGATGTTGCGTTAGATGCTATCGAAGATGGATTCGGAGAAACACTTTTATCTCGTGAAAAAGCAAAAAGACATGAAGCATGGTTAGTTTTAGAACAAGCACATGAAACATCAAAAACAGTAACTGGGGTAATTAACGGGAAAGTTAAAGGCGGATTTACTGTTGAATTAAACGATATACGTGCATTTTTACCTGGTTCTTTAGTTGATATTAGACCTATTAGAGAAACTATTCATCTTGAAGGTAAAGAATTAGAATTTAAAGTAATAAAATTAGATCAAAAAAGAAATAACGTAGTTGTTTCACGTAGAGCTGTTATTGAATCGGAAAACAGTGCCGAAAGAAATCAATTACTTGCAAACTTACAAGAAGGCATGAAGATTAAGGGAATTGTAAAAAATCTTACAGATTATGGAGCATTTGTAGATTTAGGAGGTGTAGACGGATTATTACATATTACAGATATGGCGTGGAAAAGAGTTAAACATCCCAGTGAAATAGTAAATGTTGGTGATGAAATTAATGTTAAAATTCTAAAATTTGATAAAGAAAAAACACGTGTATCTCTTGGATTAAAACAATTAGGAGAAGATCCATGGGTAGCTATTTCAAAACGTTATCCTGAAGGAATTAAATTAAGTGGTCGTGTTACTAATCTTACAGATTATGGTTGTTTTGTTGAAATTGAAGAAGGTGTAGAAGGATTAGTTCATGTATCAGAAATGGACTGGACTAATAAAAATATTCATCCTTCAAAAGTAGTTGCTGTGAATGATGTAGTAGATGTTATCGTTTTGGATATTGATGAAGATCGTCGTCGTATTTCACTTGGATTAAAACAATGTAAAATTAATCCGTGGCAAGAGTTTTCTGAAAACCATAAAAAAGGAGTACATGTAGCTGGTAAAATTAAATCTATTACAGATTTTGGTATTTTTATCGGTTTAAAAGGAGGTATTGATGGATTAGTGCATTTATCTGATATTTCTTGGAAATTTTCTGGAGAAGAAGCAGTTCAAAATTATAAAAAAGGTGATGAAATTTCAGCAGTAGTATTACAAGTAGATGCAGAAAGAGAACGTATCTCATTGGGTATAAAACAATTAGAAGAAGATCCTTTTAATACATATATTACAAACTATAAAAAAGGCAGCATCATTCATGGTAAAATTAAATCTTTTGATAATAAACAAGTTATTGTACAATTATCAGAAGGTGTAGATGGAACTGTCAAATTTTCTGATTCTTCTATCCAATATGAAGACTTTATAAAAATATTTAAAATTAATGATAATATTTCAGTAAAGATATCTAATTTTGATCGCAAAAACAGAAGTATTAGTTTAAATATTCATATTGTAGATAACAATGATAAAAAAGATATAAAAAATAAATTGAATCATAAACAAAAAGACGAAAGATTCTCTAATGTAATGACAGAAGCTTTTAAAGCAGCTCAAAATACTGAATAA
- the znuB gene encoding zinc ABC transporter permease subunit ZnuB — protein sequence MFALIFPGWLSGVFLSFATGPLGSFIVWRRMSSFGDTLSHSSLLGLAMSIILQTNSFYIILGFVSLLAIFLAFLEKILPISLETILTIISHSSLSLGMVLISFVSNSKQINFNNYLFGDLLSMQISDLFVIFLGSLTVLIVLIIRWNSILLVTINPELAQIDGINLFYIRLTLMLTTALTISIAIKFVGALLITSLLVIPPATAQYFSNSPEKMVIIGIIVSIISITGGIVLSIFFNIPTSPSIVLFSSFLYLSSTIKNFFYKKL from the coding sequence ATGTTTGCATTAATTTTCCCTGGATGGTTGTCTGGAGTATTTCTTTCTTTTGCCACAGGGCCTTTAGGTTCTTTTATAGTTTGGCGTCGTATGTCATCTTTTGGTGACACATTATCGCATTCATCTTTACTTGGATTAGCGATGTCTATAATATTACAAACGAATTCATTTTATATTATTCTAGGTTTTGTGAGTTTACTTGCTATTTTTTTAGCTTTTTTAGAAAAAATATTACCAATTTCGTTAGAAACTATATTAACGATAATATCACATAGTTCACTATCTTTAGGTATGGTATTGATTAGTTTTGTTTCTAATTCAAAACAAATAAATTTTAATAATTATTTGTTTGGTGATTTATTGTCCATGCAAATATCTGACTTATTTGTTATTTTTTTAGGAAGTTTAACAGTTTTAATTGTTTTAATTATTCGTTGGAATTCAATTTTATTAGTAACAATTAATCCCGAATTGGCTCAAATTGATGGTATTAATCTTTTTTATATACGTTTAACTTTAATGTTAACGACTGCTTTAACTATTTCTATTGCAATTAAATTCGTAGGAGCTTTATTAATAACTTCTTTATTAGTTATCCCCCCTGCTACTGCGCAATATTTTTCTAATTCTCCAGAAAAAATGGTGATTATTGGAATTATAGTTAGTATTATTTCTATTACAGGAGGAATAGTTTTATCTATATTTTTTAATATTCCGACAAGTCCATCTATTGTGTTATTTTCTTCTTTTCTTTATTTATCAAGCACTATAAAAAATTTTTTTTATAAAAAATTATAA
- the trxB gene encoding thioredoxin-disulfide reductase has product MQTKKHTKVIILGSGPAGYTSAIYAARANLHPILITGDNKGGQLMNTNEIENWPGDKNKITGSELMNRMYEHAMKYQTEIIYDKIVSVTFDKKPFFLLGEQNKYTADSVIIATGSNPRYLGLNSEDKFKGRGVSTCAICDGFFYKDKEIAVVGGGNTAIEETLYLSNFAKTIHLIHRRNNFKAEKILINRLLELVKNKKVVLYLNYTIKEILGNSLGVTHVIINNINPIKAIQKKIIVSGLFVAIGHIPNTDIFINQLEIENGYIKIKREKHGNYTQTSIPGIFAAGDVADHVYKQAITSSATGCMAAIDSERYLNSCNQI; this is encoded by the coding sequence ATGCAAACTAAAAAACATACTAAAGTAATTATTTTAGGATCAGGTCCAGCTGGATATACTTCAGCTATATATGCAGCACGAGCAAATTTACATCCTATACTAATTACTGGAGATAATAAAGGCGGTCAATTAATGAACACCAATGAGATTGAAAATTGGCCTGGAGATAAAAATAAAATTACTGGCTCAGAATTAATGAATCGTATGTATGAACATGCAATGAAATATCAAACAGAAATTATATACGATAAAATTGTTTCAGTAACATTTGATAAAAAACCATTTTTTTTATTAGGTGAACAAAATAAATATACAGCTGATTCGGTAATTATTGCTACTGGTTCAAACCCTCGTTATTTAGGATTAAATTCAGAAGATAAATTTAAAGGAAGAGGCGTTTCTACTTGCGCTATATGTGATGGATTTTTTTATAAAGATAAAGAAATAGCAGTAGTAGGAGGAGGAAACACAGCTATAGAAGAAACACTATATTTATCAAATTTTGCAAAAACAATACATTTAATACATCGAAGAAATAATTTTAAAGCAGAAAAAATACTAATAAATCGATTGCTAGAATTAGTAAAAAATAAAAAAGTTGTACTTTATTTAAATTATACTATAAAAGAAATATTAGGAAACAGTTTAGGTGTAACACATGTAATAATAAATAATATTAACCCGATAAAAGCTATTCAAAAAAAAATAATTGTATCTGGATTATTTGTTGCAATAGGACATATTCCAAATACAGATATTTTTATAAATCAATTAGAAATAGAAAATGGATATATTAAAATTAAAAGAGAAAAACATGGAAACTACACACAAACAAGCATTCCAGGTATTTTTGCAGCAGGTGATGTTGCGGATCATGTATATAAACAGGCTATCACATCTTCTGCTACTGGGTGTATGGCAGCAATAGATAGTGAACGTTACTTAAATTCTTGTAATCAAATATGA
- the infA gene encoding translation initiation factor IF-1 — protein sequence MPKEDNIEMQGIVIDTLPNTMFRVELENKHVITAHISGKMRKNYIRILTGDKVTVELTPYDLTKGRIIFRSR from the coding sequence ATGCCTAAAGAAGATAATATTGAAATGCAAGGAATAGTTATAGATACACTACCAAATACAATGTTTCGTGTAGAATTAGAAAATAAACATGTTATTACTGCTCATATATCAGGAAAAATGCGAAAAAATTATATTAGAATATTAACGGGTGATAAAGTCACTGTGGAATTAACACCATATGATTTAACAAAAGGTAGAATTATTTTTAGAAGTCGTTAA
- the cmk gene encoding (d)CMP kinase gives MNNKIPVITIDGPSGAGKSTLCNIIANKLNWHVLESGMIYRLLAVFILHKNVPIIEKNIIFFLKNLDFSLLKKHNASQILQLQIVGETASKLATFSEIRKILLYKQRYFRKLPGLIAEGRDMGTIVFPDAIIKFFLKANLKTRVYRRIKQFKTIGLSTNYKELFKELKIRDERDQNRLISPLYPSKDAIILDSTNMTLSEVIEYSMTEIKKQLLHDIKIKI, from the coding sequence ATGAATAATAAAATTCCTGTAATTACAATTGATGGGCCAAGTGGCGCTGGAAAAAGTACTTTGTGTAATATAATAGCAAATAAATTAAACTGGCATGTTCTAGAATCCGGTATGATATATAGACTATTAGCAGTGTTCATATTACACAAGAATGTTCCTATTATTGAAAAAAATATAATTTTTTTTTTAAAAAATTTAGATTTTTCTTTATTAAAAAAACATAATGCTTCTCAAATACTTCAGTTGCAAATAGTTGGAGAAACAGCTTCTAAGTTAGCTACTTTTTCTGAAATTCGAAAAATTTTACTTTATAAGCAAAGATATTTTCGTAAATTACCTGGTTTGATAGCAGAGGGAAGAGATATGGGTACAATAGTATTTCCCGATGCTATTATTAAATTTTTTTTAAAAGCTAACTTAAAAACGCGCGTTTATAGAAGAATTAAACAATTTAAAACAATAGGATTATCTACTAATTATAAAGAATTATTTAAAGAACTAAAAATTCGTGATGAACGTGATCAAAATCGATTAATTTCTCCTTTATACCCATCGAAAGATGCTATAATATTAGATTCTACTAATATGACACTTTCTGAAGTAATTGAATACTCTATGACAGAAATTAAAAAACAATTATTACATGATATAAAAATTAAAATCTAA
- the aspS gene encoding aspartate--tRNA ligase: MRTKYCGNIKIIDLHKSVIISGWVNKIRNFGQFIFVDMRDCTGIIQVIFELNNQFVFKKALSLKNESCIQIKGIVKERNVKNKNPKLNTGEIEILAQEINIFNISDPIPLDYLNNNSDDLRLKYRYLDLRKFTLIENLKIRNKVTYLIRNFMTKRHFLDIETPVLTKSTPEGARDYLVPSRNYPGKFYALPQSPQLFKQLLMISGIDKYYQIVKCFRDEDLRSDRQPEFTQIDIEASFMNSKKIRNIIEQLIKKIWLKILKYNLNKFPTISFNEAIKRYGSDKPDLRNPIEIIDILNILNKKKYFDFFKINSSKKNRIALLCFPEGEKISRKKIEKYCNYVNQFGAKNLFYIKIKKYEMGLEGIQSSIKSILNEIILNKIVKKTGAKNGDILFIVADIEEVVNKSLGMLRIKLGNDFQICKKNVWKPLWVIHFPMFKKDNFGNFSSVHHPFTAFKKNHENKIFNDLEHAMSDSYDLVINGYEIGGGSVRIHNAKTQKNIFNVIGLNKKDQEEKFGFLIEALKYGAPPHAGIALGLDRIVMLLRQTNNIRDVIAFPKTTSASCLMTKAPSRIENKDLNDLGIKISQE; this comes from the coding sequence ATGCGTACTAAATATTGTGGAAATATTAAAATAATTGATTTACATAAATCCGTAATTATATCCGGTTGGGTAAACAAAATAAGAAATTTTGGTCAATTTATTTTTGTAGACATGAGAGATTGTACAGGTATTATTCAAGTTATTTTTGAATTAAATAATCAATTTGTCTTTAAAAAAGCATTAAGTTTGAAAAATGAATCATGCATTCAAATTAAAGGAATTGTAAAAGAAAGAAACGTTAAAAATAAAAATCCCAAATTAAATACCGGAGAAATAGAAATATTAGCTCAAGAAATAAATATTTTTAATATTTCGGATCCTATTCCATTAGATTATTTAAATAATAATAGTGATGATTTAAGATTAAAATATCGTTATTTAGACCTTCGAAAATTTACTTTAATTGAGAATTTAAAAATTAGAAACAAAGTTACTTATTTAATAAGAAATTTCATGACAAAAAGACATTTCTTAGATATTGAAACACCAGTTTTAACCAAATCTACTCCTGAAGGCGCTAGAGATTATCTAGTTCCTAGTCGAAACTATCCAGGAAAATTTTATGCTTTACCACAATCACCGCAATTATTTAAACAATTATTAATGATTTCTGGAATTGATAAGTATTATCAAATAGTTAAATGTTTTCGTGATGAAGATCTAAGATCTGATCGACAACCTGAATTTACACAAATTGATATTGAAGCTTCATTTATGAATAGTAAAAAAATTCGTAATATTATAGAGCAATTAATAAAAAAAATTTGGTTAAAAATATTAAAATATAATTTAAATAAATTTCCTACAATATCTTTTAATGAAGCAATAAAGCGCTATGGATCAGATAAACCCGATTTACGTAACCCCATAGAAATAATTGATATATTGAATATTTTGAATAAAAAAAAATATTTTGATTTTTTTAAAATTAATTCATCAAAAAAAAATAGAATCGCTTTATTATGCTTTCCTGAAGGTGAAAAAATAAGTCGGAAAAAAATTGAAAAATATTGCAATTATGTCAACCAATTTGGTGCAAAAAATTTATTTTATATAAAAATTAAAAAATATGAAATGGGATTAGAAGGTATTCAAAGCTCGATAAAAAGCATTTTAAATGAAATAATTTTAAATAAAATTGTGAAAAAAACAGGAGCTAAAAATGGAGATATTTTATTCATCGTAGCTGATATAGAAGAAGTTGTAAATAAATCTCTCGGTATGTTACGTATAAAACTAGGAAATGATTTTCAAATCTGTAAAAAAAATGTTTGGAAGCCATTATGGGTAATACATTTTCCTATGTTTAAAAAAGATAACTTTGGAAACTTTTCCTCTGTTCACCATCCTTTTACTGCATTTAAAAAAAATCACGAAAATAAAATTTTTAATGATTTAGAACATGCTATGTCAGATAGTTATGATTTAGTAATTAATGGGTATGAAATTGGTGGTGGTTCAGTTAGAATTCATAATGCTAAAACACAAAAAAACATTTTTAATGTTATTGGATTAAATAAAAAAGATCAAGAAGAAAAATTTGGGTTCTTAATAGAAGCATTAAAATATGGAGCTCCACCTCATGCAGGAATAGCTTTAGGATTAGACAGAATAGTCATGCTATTAAGACAAACAAATAATATTCGAGATGTTATTGCTTTTCCTAAAACAACATCTGCTTCATGTCTTATGACTAAAGCTCCGAGTCGAATAGAAAATAAAGATTTAAATGATTTAGGTATAAAGATCTCTCAAGAATAA
- the serS gene encoding serine--tRNA ligase: MLNPYLLRKELSVVAKKLLKKGFQLDISLVSKMEKERKILQVQTENLQYQHKLLSDLFKKSKILKESNETLKNKISTSIKNLNILKDKLSILKEKIYNFSISIPNIPSEDVPEGTKSDHNKAIKYWGEKKQYNFIVQDHVKIGEKINQIDWKSSVKISGSRFVVMQGNIALLYRALSQFMLDFHTTQHGYIETYVPCLVNHNALYGTGQLPKFSDDLFHISSIDKKKYVLIPTAEVPLTNLFRNEILDEKNLPIMLTACTPCFRSESSSYGRNSKGLIRLHQFDKVELVQIVKPELSMQTLEILTNHAEKILQLLELPYRKVLLCGGEMSFAATKTYDLEVWFPSENRYIEISSCSNMGDFQARRMQTRYRNKLEKNNNFVHTLNGSGLAIGRTLAAILENYQQEDGRVKIPKILRTKYMKNMKFIN, encoded by the coding sequence ATGTTAAATCCTTATTTATTACGCAAAGAATTATCTGTAGTTGCAAAAAAATTATTAAAAAAAGGTTTTCAACTAGATATTTCACTAGTATCTAAAATGGAAAAGGAAAGAAAAATATTACAAGTTCAAACTGAGAATTTACAATATCAACATAAATTATTATCAGATTTGTTCAAAAAATCAAAAATTTTAAAAGAAAGCAATGAAACTTTAAAAAATAAGATTTCTACATCTATTAAAAATTTAAATATATTAAAAGATAAATTGAGTATTTTAAAAGAAAAAATTTATAATTTTTCTATTTCTATACCTAACATACCATCTGAAGATGTTCCGGAAGGAACTAAATCAGATCATAATAAAGCAATCAAATATTGGGGTGAGAAAAAACAGTATAATTTTATTGTTCAAGATCATGTAAAAATAGGAGAAAAAATTAATCAAATAGATTGGAAATCTTCAGTTAAAATATCAGGCTCAAGATTTGTTGTTATGCAGGGAAATATTGCACTTTTATACAGAGCATTAAGTCAATTTATGCTAGATTTTCATACTACTCAACATGGCTATATAGAAACATATGTTCCTTGTTTAGTAAATCATAATGCTTTATATGGTACAGGACAATTACCTAAATTTAGTGATGATTTATTTCATATTAGTAGTATAGATAAAAAAAAGTACGTATTAATACCTACCGCAGAAGTTCCTTTAACTAATTTATTTAGAAATGAAATATTAGATGAAAAAAATTTACCTATTATGTTAACTGCTTGTACACCTTGTTTTAGATCAGAATCTTCTTCTTATGGGCGTAATAGCAAAGGTTTAATTCGCTTACATCAATTTGATAAAGTAGAACTTGTACAAATTGTTAAACCAGAATTATCTATGCAAACATTAGAAATTTTAACTAATCATGCAGAGAAAATTTTACAACTTTTAGAATTACCATATAGAAAAGTTTTATTATGCGGTGGAGAAATGAGTTTTGCTGCAACTAAAACATATGATTTAGAAGTATGGTTTCCTTCGGAAAATAGATATATAGAAATTTCTTCTTGTTCTAATATGGGTGATTTTCAAGCGCGTCGGATGCAAACGAGATATCGAAACAAGCTAGAAAAAAATAATAATTTTGTTCATACATTAAATGGGTCTGGTTTAGCTATAGGAAGAACATTAGCAGCAATATTAGAAAATTACCAACAAGAAGATGGTCGAGTAAAAATTCCAAAAATATTACGAACTAAATATATGAAAAACATGAAATTTATAAATTAA
- the serC gene encoding 3-phosphoserine/phosphohydroxythreonine transaminase: MNVIYNFSAGPAMIPQDVLCKAQKELKNWNNLGCSIMEISHRTQEFYEVIKEAEKDLRDLLNISDNYTILLCQGGARGQFSAIPMNLIRNFSGADYINSGYWSNSAFLESKKYCTSKSILIRKIKNNQTYLLKPSQWNISDISAYIHYCPNETIDGLSLYEEPSFHKKIVIGDFSSFILSRPIDIEQYGLIYASAQKNIGPSGITIIIIRKDLIGYASKLCPSVFNYNIIYKYNSMFNTPPTFAWYLSGLVFKWLKKQGGIKKIAQLNKEKSDLLYQVIDNSDFYINNINKKNRSQMNVVFHLFNPELDKIFLEESKKNGLYALKGHLVVGGIRASIYNAMPLEGVKKLVKFMLFFEQKYG, from the coding sequence ATGAATGTAATTTACAATTTTAGTGCCGGACCAGCCATGATTCCTCAAGATGTTCTTTGTAAAGCTCAAAAAGAATTAAAAAATTGGAATAATTTAGGATGTTCCATTATGGAAATTAGTCATCGTACTCAAGAGTTTTATGAAGTTATTAAAGAAGCAGAAAAAGATTTAAGAGATTTATTAAATATATCTGATAATTATACAATATTATTATGTCAAGGTGGAGCTAGAGGTCAATTTTCAGCTATTCCTATGAATTTAATAAGAAATTTTTCAGGAGCTGATTATATTAACAGTGGTTATTGGTCTAATTCTGCATTTTTAGAATCAAAAAAATATTGTACTTCTAAGAGTATATTAATTAGAAAAATAAAAAATAATCAAACTTATCTTTTAAAACCTTCGCAATGGAATATTAGTGATATTTCTGCGTATATTCATTATTGTCCTAACGAAACGATAGATGGATTGTCGTTATATGAAGAACCTAGCTTTCATAAAAAAATAGTGATCGGAGATTTTTCATCATTTATTTTGTCTCGACCAATTGATATTGAACAATATGGACTTATTTATGCTAGTGCTCAAAAAAATATTGGCCCTTCAGGAATTACAATTATTATTATTAGAAAAGATTTAATAGGATATGCTTCTAAACTATGCCCATCTGTTTTTAATTATAACATCATTTATAAATATAATTCCATGTTTAATACACCACCTACTTTTGCTTGGTATTTATCAGGGTTGGTTTTTAAATGGCTTAAAAAACAAGGTGGGATAAAAAAAATTGCACAATTAAATAAAGAAAAATCAGATTTATTATACCAAGTTATAGATAATAGTGATTTTTATATTAACAATATAAATAAAAAAAATAGATCTCAGATGAATGTTGTTTTTCATTTATTTAATCCAGAATTAGATAAAATATTTTTAGAAGAATCAAAAAAAAATGGCTTATATGCTTTAAAGGGACATTTGGTAGTTGGTGGAATACGTGCTTCAATTTACAATGCTATGCCTCTTGAGGGTGTAAAAAAATTAGTAAAATTTATGTTGTTTTTTGAACAGAAATACGGATAA